The following proteins are co-located in the Aggregatibacter aphrophilus ATCC 33389 genome:
- a CDS encoding phosphatase PAP2 family protein produces the protein MVINMLKRLSLYTLLLCLVPIFVWLSAWQWNGNIIFDSYEHPLYWLTESGSVPYAIITCGVFALLFLPLFSNRKQWILALAVMAFSMVITQGVKSGLKNAFAEPRPFVTYVTEKTGSSAEAFYAQDRKARAQIVDQFYQTQRNIPEWIKGHYADEVGYSFPSGHTIFATSWLMLAVGFMQLIGNKRGSAKLLIGFMTLWAILMLVSRLRFGMHYPIDLFVSIFIAWLIHVGIFQFLVKKNYFQQEGR, from the coding sequence ATGGTTATAAATATGTTAAAAAGATTGTCATTATATACACTATTGCTTTGTCTTGTCCCTATTTTTGTCTGGTTGTCTGCTTGGCAGTGGAATGGAAACATTATCTTTGATAGCTACGAACATCCTTTGTATTGGTTGACTGAAAGCGGCAGTGTTCCTTATGCTATTATTACCTGCGGTGTTTTTGCGTTGCTATTTTTACCATTATTTTCTAATCGTAAACAATGGATTTTAGCTCTTGCTGTCATGGCTTTTTCCATGGTCATTACCCAAGGCGTTAAATCCGGATTAAAAAATGCTTTTGCAGAACCGCGTCCTTTTGTGACTTATGTCACTGAAAAGACCGGCAGCAGTGCTGAAGCTTTTTATGCACAAGATCGTAAAGCAAGAGCACAAATAGTCGATCAATTCTATCAAACTCAACGCAATATACCAGAATGGATCAAAGGCCATTATGCGGATGAAGTTGGTTATTCCTTCCCTTCCGGTCATACTATTTTTGCCACTAGTTGGTTAATGTTAGCTGTCGGTTTCATGCAATTAATCGGCAACAAAAGAGGTAGCGCGAAATTACTGATTGGCTTTATGACACTTTGGGCCATTTTAATGCTAGTCAGTCGCTTACGTTTCGGCATGCATTACCCGATTGATTTGTTTGTCTCTATTTTTATTGCTTGGCTAATTCACGTGGGAATTTTTCAATTTTTGGTCAAGAAAAACTATTTTCAGCAAGAGGGGCGCTAA
- a CDS encoding YbaN family protein, which translates to MKYFYIGLGFLFLIIGLIGIVLPILPTTPFLLLTVFFFAKGSERVHNWFVGTKIYQNHLKDFHEQRALTKKTKMAILTFSTTMLLIGFYFTPSIIGKSLIIAVLLIKYWFFFFWIKTLEEE; encoded by the coding sequence ATGAAGTATTTCTATATTGGGTTAGGTTTTCTTTTCTTAATTATTGGTCTTATCGGCATTGTTTTGCCGATTTTACCTACTACGCCGTTTTTGTTATTAACCGTATTCTTTTTCGCCAAAGGCTCCGAACGTGTGCATAACTGGTTTGTTGGTACCAAGATTTATCAAAATCATTTGAAAGATTTTCACGAACAGCGGGCGTTAACCAAAAAAACGAAAATGGCTATTTTAACCTTCTCCACCACCATGTTGTTGATCGGTTTTTATTTCACACCGAGCATTATCGGTAAAAGTCTGATCATCGCTGTGTTGTTGATTAAATATTGGTTTTTCTTTTTCTGGATTAAAACGCTGGAGGAAGAATAG
- the ribA gene encoding GTP cyclohydrolase II, with protein MAKIELVAQANLPTEFGLFKIVGFEFPDSKKEHVALVLGDISNGDEPVLARIHSECLTGDALHSLKCDCGFQLAAALRQINQEGRGVLIYHREEGRGIGLINKIRAYSLQDQGMDTIEANLALGFAADERNFSVCADIFDLLGVKKIRLLTNNPEKIETMKQAGINVVERVPLNVGENRYNTAYLDTKAKKMGHFIVHNGEQHLMECPYCQEEVPKK; from the coding sequence ATGGCAAAAATTGAACTGGTCGCCCAAGCCAATTTACCGACGGAATTCGGTTTATTTAAAATCGTGGGCTTTGAATTTCCGGACTCCAAAAAAGAACACGTCGCCTTGGTGTTAGGTGATATTAGCAACGGCGATGAACCTGTTTTGGCACGCATTCATTCCGAATGTTTAACCGGTGATGCATTGCACAGTTTAAAATGTGATTGCGGTTTCCAATTAGCAGCAGCTTTACGTCAAATTAATCAAGAAGGACGCGGCGTATTAATTTATCATCGTGAAGAAGGACGAGGCATTGGGTTAATTAACAAAATCCGCGCGTATTCCTTGCAAGATCAAGGCATGGACACCATTGAGGCCAATCTTGCTTTGGGGTTTGCGGCCGATGAACGGAATTTCAGTGTGTGTGCAGATATTTTTGATTTGCTTGGAGTGAAAAAAATTCGCTTGCTGACCAATAATCCGGAAAAAATCGAAACCATGAAACAAGCCGGTATTAATGTAGTGGAACGCGTACCGCTAAACGTGGGTGAAAATCGCTACAACACCGCTTATCTGGATACCAAAGCTAAAAAAATGGGCCATTTTATTGTGCATAATGGTGAACAGCACTTAATGGAATGCCCTTATTGCCAAGAAGAAGTACCGAAAAAATAA
- the prlC gene encoding oligopeptidase A yields MSNPLLTPTDLPAFSKIEPQYIEPAIKQLIEENRATVEHLLKQPHFTWENFILPLAEAGDRLSKVWSPISHLNSVKNSPELREAYQACLPLLAEYGTWVGQHQGLYEAYLQLKNSPEFANYSQAQKKAIENSLRDFKLSGISLPAEKQKRYGEIVARLSELTSQFSNNVLDATMGWEKIIEDESQLKGLPESALQAAKQSAESKGLSYYRFTLEFPSYIPVMTYCENRELREEMYHAFATRASDQGPNAGKWDNSALMQEILSLRVELAKLLDFNTYTELSLATKMAETPQQVLDFLTNLAQRSKAQGKRELQELKDFCKTHYNLTALELWDLTFYSEKQKQHLYAINDEELRPYFPEERVLNGLFELIKRIFHIRAVERHGVETWHKDVRFFDLIDDTNEVRGSFYLDLYAREHKRGGAWMDDCIGRRKTIDGNLQKPVAYLTCNFNRPLGDQPALFTHDEVTTLFHEFGHGLHHMLTKIDVADVAGINGVPWDAVELPSQFMENWCWEEEALQFISGHYQTNEPLPKEKLTQLLKAKNFQAAMFVLRQLEFALFDFRLHHTFDANKSNQVLDTLHQVKAEVAVVPTVDWGRMPHSFSHIFAGGYAAGYYSYLWAEVLSADAYSRFEEEGIFNAQTGQSFLDEILTKGGSEEPMKLFKNFRGREPQLDALLRHKGIAN; encoded by the coding sequence ATGTCAAATCCACTACTTACACCAACCGATTTACCTGCCTTTAGTAAAATTGAACCACAATATATCGAACCTGCCATTAAACAGCTTATTGAAGAAAATCGCGCCACTGTAGAACACTTGCTAAAACAACCGCACTTTACTTGGGAAAATTTTATTCTTCCTTTAGCTGAAGCCGGTGATCGTTTAAGCAAAGTATGGTCACCGATTTCTCATTTAAATTCGGTAAAAAACAGCCCTGAACTACGTGAAGCGTATCAAGCCTGCTTGCCATTATTGGCGGAATACGGCACTTGGGTTGGTCAGCATCAAGGTTTATATGAGGCCTATTTGCAATTAAAAAACAGCCCTGAATTCGCCAATTACAGCCAAGCGCAAAAAAAGGCCATTGAAAATAGTCTACGTGATTTCAAATTATCCGGTATTTCCTTGCCGGCGGAAAAACAAAAACGCTATGGCGAAATCGTGGCGCGTTTATCCGAACTCACCTCCCAATTCAGCAATAACGTGTTAGACGCCACCATGGGCTGGGAAAAAATCATAGAAGACGAAAGCCAACTTAAAGGTCTGCCGGAATCCGCACTACAAGCCGCTAAACAATCGGCGGAAAGCAAAGGTTTGAGCTACTATCGCTTTACCTTGGAATTTCCAAGTTACATTCCGGTGATGACCTATTGCGAAAACCGTGAACTACGCGAAGAAATGTACCACGCCTTTGCCACCCGCGCCTCCGATCAAGGCCCGAATGCCGGTAAATGGGATAATTCCGCACTCATGCAAGAAATATTAAGCCTGCGCGTAGAGCTGGCAAAACTACTGGATTTCAACACTTATACCGAACTTTCTCTTGCTACTAAAATGGCAGAAACTCCGCAGCAAGTACTGGATTTCTTAACCAATTTGGCACAGCGCTCCAAAGCGCAAGGCAAACGTGAATTGCAAGAGTTAAAAGACTTCTGCAAAACGCACTATAATTTGACCGCACTTGAGCTTTGGGATTTAACGTTTTACAGCGAAAAACAAAAACAACATTTATACGCCATTAACGACGAAGAATTGCGTCCATATTTTCCGGAAGAGCGCGTACTTAATGGCTTATTTGAATTAATTAAACGCATTTTCCATATTCGAGCAGTGGAACGCCATGGCGTAGAAACTTGGCATAAAGATGTGCGTTTTTTTGATTTAATTGATGACACAAACGAGGTGCGCGGCAGTTTCTATTTAGACTTATATGCCCGCGAACACAAACGGGGCGGCGCTTGGATGGATGATTGCATCGGTCGTCGCAAAACGATTGACGGCAATCTACAAAAACCGGTGGCCTATTTAACTTGCAACTTCAATCGCCCACTTGGCGATCAACCTGCATTATTTACTCATGATGAAGTCACCACCCTTTTCCACGAATTTGGCCACGGTTTACATCATATGTTGACTAAAATTGATGTAGCTGATGTTGCCGGTATTAACGGTGTGCCTTGGGACGCGGTGGAACTACCAAGTCAGTTTATGGAAAACTGGTGTTGGGAAGAAGAGGCTCTGCAATTTATCTCAGGGCATTATCAAACCAATGAGCCGTTGCCAAAAGAAAAATTAACCCAATTACTTAAAGCAAAAAATTTCCAAGCTGCAATGTTTGTATTGCGTCAGTTAGAGTTTGCACTGTTTGATTTCCGTTTGCATCATACCTTTGATGCCAATAAATCAAATCAAGTTCTAGACACGTTACACCAAGTCAAAGCCGAAGTTGCCGTAGTGCCAACGGTAGATTGGGGAAGAATGCCGCATAGTTTCAGTCATATCTTCGCCGGCGGTTATGCGGCGGGTTATTACAGCTACTTATGGGCAGAAGTGTTATCTGCCGATGCCTATTCCCGCTTTGAAGAAGAAGGCATTTTCAACGCCCAAACCGGTCAATCCTTCTTAGATGAGATTCTTACCAAAGGTGGTTCGGAAGAGCCAATGAAACTCTTTAAAAATTTCCGAGGTCGCGAGCCACAATTAGACGCGTTATTACGTCATAAAGGCATTGCGAACTAA
- the rsgA gene encoding small ribosomal subunit biogenesis GTPase RsgA, which translates to MSKPKLTQNQKRRIQSNNNKVLHRHQKKEIEWRDDMLGESQEGVVVTRYARHADVENAQGEIFRCNLRRTLSGVVVGDHVIWRQGNEQLQGVSGVIEGIHPRKNEISRPDYYDGIKVIAANIDRIIIISSVLPSLSLNIIDRYLVVCEEANIEPIIVLNKVDMLTEAQWLEADELLAIYRKIGYQTLMLSAQSGKNLEKLTALLSHGVSIFVGQSGVGKSSLINAVLPHVDAQVGEVSATSGLGQHTTTSSCLYHLPQGGSLIDSPGIREFGLWHLEEEQITKGYREFQTVLGTCKFRDCKHLSDPGCALRQAVEEGKISTVRYENYHRLLASRKEMKSQRHFSSE; encoded by the coding sequence ATGAGTAAACCCAAATTAACCCAAAATCAAAAACGTCGAATTCAATCTAATAATAACAAGGTGTTACATCGCCATCAAAAGAAGGAGATTGAGTGGCGGGATGATATGTTAGGCGAATCACAAGAAGGGGTAGTCGTGACGCGCTATGCCCGCCATGCGGATGTGGAAAATGCGCAGGGGGAGATTTTTCGGTGTAACTTGCGTCGCACATTATCCGGCGTTGTGGTGGGGGATCATGTCATCTGGCGTCAAGGCAATGAGCAACTGCAAGGCGTAAGCGGAGTCATTGAAGGGATTCATCCGCGCAAAAACGAGATTTCCCGCCCTGATTATTATGATGGTATTAAAGTTATCGCAGCCAATATTGACCGTATTATTATCATTTCTTCCGTATTGCCCAGCCTGTCTTTAAATATTATCGATCGCTATTTAGTGGTGTGTGAAGAAGCAAATATTGAACCCATTATTGTGTTAAATAAGGTAGATATGTTGACGGAAGCCCAGTGGCTTGAGGCGGATGAGCTGTTAGCGATTTATCGAAAAATTGGTTACCAAACCTTAATGTTGTCTGCGCAGAGCGGAAAAAATCTGGAAAAATTGACCGCACTTTTATCCCATGGTGTCTCTATTTTTGTAGGGCAGTCAGGAGTTGGAAAATCCAGTTTAATTAATGCCGTTTTGCCACATGTGGATGCGCAAGTGGGGGAGGTGAGTGCGACTTCCGGTTTAGGGCAGCACACCACCACTTCCTCCTGTTTATATCATTTGCCACAAGGAGGAAGTTTAATTGACTCGCCGGGGATTCGCGAGTTTGGCTTATGGCATTTGGAAGAGGAACAAATTACCAAAGGCTATCGAGAGTTTCAAACGGTGCTTGGTACCTGTAAATTCCGTGATTGTAAGCATTTGAGTGATCCCGGTTGCGCATTACGTCAAGCGGTTGAGGAAGGCAAAATTAGCACAGTACGTTATGAAAATTATCATCGTTTATTAGCAAGTCGTAAGGAGATGAAATCACAGCGTCATTTTTCTTCTGAATAG
- the nagK gene encoding N-acetylglucosamine kinase, translating to MLYGLDIGGTKIELAVFNSQLEKQYSERVETPKTSYEDWLNAIVNLVKKADEKFGCKGSVGLGIPGFVNQSTGIAEITNIRVADNKPILRDLSALLEREVRAENDANCFALSEAWDAENAQYPSVLGLILGTGFGGGFVINGKIHSGQTGMAGELGHLQLNYHALKLLGWDNAPIYQCGCGNIACLDTYLSGRGFEMLYRDLKGESLSAKDIIQRFYAGDKSAVDFVGVFIELAAISIGNIITAFDPHLIVLGGGLSNFDYLYEALPKALPAHLMRTAKVPVIKKAKYGDSGGVRGAAALFLSR from the coding sequence ATGCTGTACGGATTAGATATCGGCGGAACCAAAATTGAATTGGCGGTGTTCAATTCTCAGTTGGAAAAACAATATTCCGAACGCGTGGAAACACCGAAAACCAGTTATGAAGATTGGTTAAATGCCATTGTTAATTTAGTGAAAAAAGCCGATGAAAAATTTGGCTGTAAAGGTTCTGTGGGATTAGGTATTCCGGGGTTTGTCAATCAATCTACTGGTATTGCGGAAATTACCAATATTCGTGTGGCAGATAATAAACCGATTTTGCGTGATTTATCAGCGTTATTGGAGCGTGAGGTGCGTGCCGAAAATGACGCAAATTGCTTTGCTTTATCAGAGGCTTGGGACGCGGAAAACGCACAATATCCTTCTGTGTTAGGCTTAATCTTGGGAACCGGATTCGGTGGCGGTTTTGTGATTAACGGAAAAATTCACTCAGGTCAAACCGGTATGGCAGGTGAATTAGGGCATTTACAACTCAACTATCACGCTTTAAAACTACTTGGTTGGGATAACGCACCGATCTATCAATGTGGTTGTGGTAATATTGCTTGTCTAGATACTTATTTGTCCGGCCGTGGTTTTGAAATGCTTTACCGTGACTTAAAAGGCGAATCTCTATCTGCCAAAGACATCATCCAACGTTTCTACGCAGGAGATAAAAGTGCGGTAGATTTTGTCGGCGTTTTTATCGAACTGGCCGCCATTTCTATTGGCAACATCATCACGGCATTTGATCCGCATTTAATCGTGCTCGGCGGCGGGTTATCCAATTTCGATTATTTATACGAAGCCCTGCCAAAAGCCTTACCAGCGCATTTAATGCGCACCGCCAAAGTGCCTGTTATCAAAAAAGCCAAATATGGCGATTCTGGCGGCGTACGTGGCGCGGCAGCGTTATTTTTGTCTCGTTAG
- the ptsH gene encoding phosphocarrier protein Hpr, whose amino-acid sequence MYSKDVEITAPNGLHTRPAAQFVKEAKAFASDITVSSAGKSASAKSLFKLQTLALTQGTVITISAEGEDAEKAVEHLVALIPTLE is encoded by the coding sequence ATGTATTCAAAAGATGTTGAAATCACAGCACCTAATGGCTTGCACACTCGTCCGGCTGCGCAATTTGTCAAAGAAGCTAAGGCATTTGCCTCAGATATTACCGTGTCTTCTGCGGGTAAAAGTGCCAGTGCAAAAAGTTTGTTTAAGTTGCAAACGCTTGCGTTAACTCAAGGCACAGTAATTACTATCTCAGCAGAAGGTGAGGATGCGGAAAAAGCCGTTGAACATCTTGTGGCGTTAATTCCAACCTTAGAATAA
- the ptsI gene encoding phosphoenolpyruvate-protein phosphotransferase PtsI → MISGIPASPGIVFGKALVLKEEKIVLDTQKIKDSQIENEIARFYAGRDAAVEQLTSIKDRAYQSLGEEKAAIFEGHLMILEDEELEEEIIDYLRSNHVNAAVAANVVIDQQVAMLSEIDDEYLKERAGDIRDIGNRLIKNILGMHIVDLGEINEEAILVAYDLTPSETAQLNLDKVLGFVTDIGGRTSHTSIMARSLELPAIVGTNNVTEKVKTGDFLILDALNNAVYVNPSQQEIQRLKTLQDKLAEEKAELAKLKDLPALTLDGHQVDVVANIGTIRDVEGAERNGAEGVGLYRTEFLFMDRDQLPSEEEQFIAYKEVVEAMNGNLVVLRTMDIGGDKELPYLNLPKEMNPFLGWRAIRIALDRREILNAQLRAVLRASAYGRLAVMFPMIISVEEIRELKSVIEELKVELRNEGKAFDEDIQVGVMVETPSAAVNAKFLAKEVDFFSIGTNDLTQYTLAVDRGNELISHLYNPMSPSVLNLIKQVIDASHAEGKWTSMCGELAGDERATILLLGMGLDEFSMSAISVPRIKKLIRNVNYQDAKLLAEKALQQPTAAEIEQLISDFLAEKALN, encoded by the coding sequence ATGATTTCAGGAATTCCAGCCTCACCAGGTATTGTTTTTGGTAAAGCACTAGTGCTTAAAGAAGAAAAAATTGTACTTGATACACAAAAAATTAAAGACAGCCAAATCGAAAACGAAATTGCGCGTTTCTATGCGGGGCGTGATGCTGCGGTTGAGCAGCTAACTTCAATTAAAGATCGTGCTTATCAATCCTTAGGGGAAGAAAAAGCGGCTATCTTTGAAGGCCATTTAATGATTTTGGAAGATGAAGAGTTGGAAGAAGAAATCATTGATTACCTTCGTTCAAACCATGTAAATGCGGCAGTTGCAGCCAATGTAGTGATTGACCAACAAGTAGCGATGTTGTCGGAAATTGATGATGAATACTTAAAAGAGCGTGCCGGAGATATTCGTGATATTGGTAATCGGTTGATTAAAAATATTCTGGGTATGCATATTGTAGATTTAGGCGAGATCAATGAAGAAGCGATTTTAGTGGCTTATGATTTAACCCCGTCAGAAACTGCCCAGTTGAATTTAGATAAAGTATTAGGTTTTGTGACGGATATCGGCGGTCGTACGTCTCATACCTCTATTATGGCGCGCTCTCTTGAATTACCGGCTATCGTAGGGACCAATAACGTCACCGAAAAAGTTAAAACCGGTGATTTCTTGATTCTTGATGCACTCAATAATGCAGTGTATGTCAATCCTTCCCAACAAGAAATTCAACGCTTAAAAACGTTGCAAGATAAATTGGCGGAAGAAAAAGCCGAACTGGCAAAATTAAAAGATTTGCCGGCATTAACGCTGGATGGTCATCAAGTTGATGTTGTTGCCAATATCGGTACGATTCGTGATGTGGAAGGTGCAGAGCGTAATGGGGCGGAAGGTGTCGGATTATATCGTACCGAATTCTTGTTTATGGATCGTGATCAGCTACCAAGTGAAGAAGAGCAATTTATTGCTTATAAAGAGGTGGTAGAAGCCATGAATGGCAATTTGGTCGTGTTGCGTACCATGGATATTGGTGGTGACAAAGAATTGCCATATTTGAATTTACCGAAAGAAATGAACCCGTTTTTAGGTTGGCGGGCCATTCGTATCGCATTAGATCGTCGTGAAATTTTAAACGCGCAGTTAAGAGCGGTGTTACGCGCTTCTGCATATGGTAGATTGGCGGTGATGTTCCCAATGATTATTTCTGTAGAAGAAATTCGTGAATTGAAATCTGTCATCGAAGAGTTAAAAGTTGAATTGCGTAATGAAGGTAAAGCGTTTGACGAAGACATTCAAGTCGGCGTCATGGTAGAAACTCCGTCAGCTGCCGTAAATGCCAAATTCTTAGCAAAAGAAGTGGATTTCTTTAGTATCGGCACCAACGATTTAACGCAATATACGTTGGCGGTGGATCGGGGAAATGAATTAATTTCTCACTTATACAACCCGATGAGCCCATCTGTGCTAAATCTTATCAAGCAAGTGATTGATGCATCTCACGCCGAAGGTAAATGGACCAGTATGTGCGGTGAGTTGGCGGGTGACGAGCGCGCCACAATCTTGTTGTTAGGTATGGGATTGGATGAGTTTAGTATGAGTGCGATTTCCGTGCCACGCATTAAGAAATTGATTCGTAATGTGAATTATCAAGATGCTAAATTATTAGCGGAAAAAGCATTACAACAGCCGACCGCAGCGGAAATTGAACAATTGATTTCTGATTTTTTAGCTGAAAAAGCATTAAATTAG
- the orn gene encoding oligoribonuclease, which yields MELDKQNLIWIDLEMTGLDPEKERIIEIATIVTDKNLNILAEGPVLAVHQPDELLNKMSEWCVKTHTANGLVERVKASKLNERAAELQTLDFLKKYVPKGTSPICGNSVAQDKRFLFKYMPELADYFHYRHLDVSTLKELAARWKPEILNGFTKQNTHLALDDIRESIKELAYYREHFLNI from the coding sequence ATGGAATTAGATAAACAAAATCTGATCTGGATTGACCTTGAAATGACGGGGTTGGATCCGGAAAAAGAACGAATCATTGAGATCGCTACTATCGTTACCGATAAAAATTTAAATATCTTAGCTGAAGGGCCTGTACTAGCCGTACACCAACCTGATGAATTACTCAATAAAATGAGCGAATGGTGCGTAAAAACTCACACGGCAAACGGTTTAGTCGAGCGCGTAAAAGCGAGCAAATTAAATGAACGAGCTGCCGAATTGCAAACCCTCGATTTCCTCAAAAAATATGTTCCTAAAGGTACTTCCCCTATTTGCGGCAATAGCGTGGCACAAGACAAGCGTTTCCTGTTTAAATATATGCCTGAATTGGCTGATTATTTCCACTATCGTCACCTTGATGTCAGCACGCTTAAAGAATTGGCAGCCCGCTGGAAACCGGAAATTTTAAACGGTTTTACCAAACAAAATACCCATCTGGCGCTAGATGATATTCGAGAATCCATTAAAGAGTTAGCTTATTACAGAGAACATTTTTTGAACATTTAA
- a CDS encoding peptide ABC transporter substrate-binding protein: MPVAHFPLSAFRLFPFKSVVLFCSVFALNACDKKPQEPVTPPPTIETVQLQLISSQGNRQLLVRGVYSDLVLNPSQAVNAEQFAFLRDLFEGLVIYDQRGNVIPAVAESWQTTDNKTWKFSLRQDAKWSNGEPVTAQQFVASWQALVTSNSPLRHYLAYINLANAESVLKGKLPADKLGIFAENDRTLRLTLDKATPYLPQMLVHISLLPQYLAPHEGIVTNGAYQVAGQENHFIHLEKNPHYWAQDKVAFKHVDYQKIASQQDPIALDLVINPSKTEQAQYFPQLCTYFYAFNMKQPKLAQSSVRKALSMMAPSRNMNNEGKNFIYLSDNFLPISMQTVESHWEQTPMEQLLSQSKISEKAPLKLTLSYDQTELQSKIAQSLIRMWSQSDMIRIIGEGMPRQKLLENIAKGDFQIARSGWCADYNDPAAFLSLFYSHSPDNKSGYHNEEVDRLFEQSLQLMPSAERTTLYSRIEQILQQEKVVLPLYQTTVPIYINPTINGYYLSNPTEVIYSKDLFRKIQ; the protein is encoded by the coding sequence ATGCCTGTTGCTCACTTTCCACTTTCTGCTTTTCGTCTTTTTCCATTTAAAAGTGTGGTGCTTTTTTGCAGCGTTTTTGCCCTGAATGCTTGTGATAAGAAGCCTCAAGAACCTGTCACGCCGCCTCCTACAATAGAGACCGTACAGCTACAGTTGATTTCATCACAAGGCAATCGGCAGTTATTGGTGCGCGGGGTTTATTCCGATTTAGTGTTGAATCCAAGTCAAGCCGTGAATGCAGAACAGTTTGCGTTTTTGCGTGATTTATTTGAAGGTTTGGTGATTTATGATCAGCGTGGTAATGTGATTCCTGCAGTGGCGGAAAGCTGGCAAACCACGGATAACAAAACATGGAAATTTAGTTTACGACAAGACGCCAAATGGTCGAATGGTGAACCGGTTACGGCACAACAATTTGTAGCTAGCTGGCAAGCCTTAGTTACTTCTAATAGCCCGCTAAGACATTATTTGGCATACATTAATTTAGCCAATGCTGAGTCGGTGTTAAAAGGAAAATTACCTGCTGACAAGCTTGGAATCTTTGCGGAAAATGACCGCACTTTGCGTCTCACTTTAGATAAAGCCACGCCTTATTTGCCACAAATGTTGGTGCATATCAGTTTGTTGCCTCAATATTTAGCACCACATGAAGGCATCGTGACAAATGGCGCTTATCAGGTGGCGGGACAAGAAAATCATTTTATTCACTTGGAAAAAAATCCTCATTATTGGGCGCAAGATAAGGTAGCGTTTAAACATGTGGATTATCAAAAAATTGCCTCTCAGCAAGATCCTATAGCCTTAGATTTGGTTATCAACCCTTCAAAAACAGAACAGGCGCAATACTTTCCGCAGCTTTGTACGTATTTTTATGCCTTTAACATGAAACAACCGAAATTGGCGCAAAGTTCAGTGCGTAAGGCGTTATCTATGATGGCTCCTTCCCGTAATATGAATAACGAAGGCAAAAATTTTATTTATTTAAGTGATAATTTTTTGCCGATTTCTATGCAGACGGTAGAAAGCCATTGGGAGCAAACACCAATGGAACAGCTGTTAAGTCAAAGCAAAATCAGTGAGAAAGCGCCGCTAAAACTGACCTTAAGTTATGATCAAACCGAATTGCAAAGCAAAATAGCCCAATCGTTGATTCGTATGTGGTCACAGTCGGATATGATTCGAATTATCGGCGAAGGCATGCCAAGACAGAAATTATTGGAAAATATTGCCAAAGGTGATTTTCAGATTGCCCGTTCCGGTTGGTGTGCAGATTACAACGATCCTGCCGCGTTTTTAAGTCTGTTTTACAGCCATAGCCCGGACAATAAAAGCGGTTATCACAATGAAGAAGTGGATCGCTTATTTGAGCAAAGTTTACAACTCATGCCATCGGCAGAACGCACCACACTTTACAGTCGAATCGAGCAAATTCTCCAGCAAGAGAAGGTTGTGTTGCCGTTATATCAAACTACAGTACCGATTTATATCAATCCAACGATAAACGGTTATTATTTATCCAATCCGACAGAAGTAATTTATAGCAAAGATTTGTTTCGTAAAATTCAGTAA
- the crr gene encoding PTS glucose transporter subunit IIA has translation MGLFDKLFGSKDKKAVDVEIYAPLSGEIVNIEDVPDVVFSEKIVGDGVAIRPTGNKLVAPVDGVVGKIFETNHAFSMESKEGVELFVHFGIDTVELKGEGFTRIAQEGQSVKRGDTIIELDLPLLEAKAKSVLTPVVISNMDEISNIEKKSGEVVAGDSVVLVLKK, from the coding sequence ATGGGTTTATTTGATAAATTATTTGGCTCAAAAGATAAGAAAGCGGTTGATGTAGAAATCTATGCTCCGCTTTCCGGAGAAATCGTGAATATTGAAGATGTTCCGGATGTTGTTTTCTCTGAAAAAATTGTTGGTGATGGCGTGGCTATTCGTCCGACAGGAAATAAACTTGTAGCCCCGGTTGACGGTGTGGTAGGTAAAATTTTTGAAACCAACCATGCGTTTTCTATGGAATCCAAAGAAGGGGTTGAATTGTTCGTTCACTTCGGTATTGATACCGTTGAGTTAAAAGGTGAGGGTTTCACCCGTATTGCACAGGAAGGTCAAAGTGTAAAACGTGGTGACACCATTATCGAATTGGATCTTCCATTGTTAGAAGCAAAAGCGAAATCTGTTTTGACACCGGTAGTGATTTCTAATATGGACGAAATTAGCAACATTGAGAAAAAATCCGGTGAAGTCGTTGCCGGTGATTCCGTTGTGTTGGTTTTGAAAAAATAA